A window from Lytechinus pictus isolate F3 Inbred chromosome 9, Lp3.0, whole genome shotgun sequence encodes these proteins:
- the LOC129267543 gene encoding prostaglandin reductase 1-like has product MTPGIGETMSGEQVAKVIASKDKKLPVGTLVQAQTGWTTHSIVKGSDVTPVPKFTSSDWPKSLALGLLGMPGITAYFAFLDCCRPKSGETVVVSGAAGAVGAVVGQIAKIKEL; this is encoded by the exons ATGACTCCAGGTATTGGAGAGACCATGAGTGGAGAGCAAGTTGCAAA GGTGATTGCTAGTAAGGATAAAAAACTGCCAGTGGGTACTCTAGTTCAGGCTCAAACTGGATGGACAACGCATTCCATTGTAAAAGGAAGTGACGTCACACCTGTCCCCAAATTCACCTCCTCCGATTGGCCAAAGTCTCTCGCCCTTGGTCTGCTCGGTATGCCTGG AATTACGGCGTACTTCGCTTTCCTGGACTGCTGTCGCCCTAAATCCGGAGAAACAGTGGTTGTCAGTGGAGCTGCCGGTGCCGTGGGCGCCGTGGTGGGACAAATAGCCAAAATAAAG